One window from the genome of Enterococcus haemoperoxidus ATCC BAA-382 encodes:
- a CDS encoding Gfo/Idh/MocA family protein — protein sequence MIHLGIIGTNWISHQFVKAALETKRYDLTAVYSRKLETAQKFGEEYGDVEYATDLNTFFGIAHMDTVYIASPNSLHFEQAKQGILAGKNIIVEKPAFSTPEEMAEIIALANQKKVFFFEAARNIHEKSFKKIRDLLPLKNQITGANFTYMKYSSRYDQVLDGKEPNIFSPHFSGGAMADLGVYLVYAAVGWFGMPNESHYFARKIPTDVDGIGTAILRYDLFDVTLQTGKNADSFLDSEIYFEGGTLILDSVNAISKAEFYDRNHQERDIISVTTEENPMIEEANDFADVLENPNDPTMGVLYEEWVELSRNVNKVVTTLRKSAGIVFDADKE from the coding sequence ATGATTCACTTAGGTATTATTGGAACAAACTGGATTAGTCATCAATTTGTCAAAGCAGCATTGGAAACAAAGCGCTATGATCTGACAGCCGTCTATTCACGAAAGTTAGAAACAGCACAAAAATTTGGTGAAGAATATGGTGATGTTGAATATGCAACGGATTTAAACACATTTTTCGGTATTGCACATATGGACACAGTCTATATTGCTTCCCCTAATTCACTTCATTTTGAGCAAGCCAAACAAGGGATTTTAGCAGGGAAAAATATTATTGTTGAAAAGCCAGCATTCTCAACGCCAGAAGAAATGGCAGAAATCATTGCCTTAGCGAATCAGAAAAAAGTTTTCTTTTTTGAAGCGGCTCGCAATATTCATGAGAAAAGCTTCAAGAAAATTCGCGATTTATTACCTTTAAAAAATCAAATTACAGGCGCAAACTTTACCTATATGAAATATTCTTCACGCTATGACCAAGTACTTGACGGAAAAGAGCCAAATATCTTTTCTCCACATTTTTCAGGAGGTGCTATGGCCGATCTTGGTGTTTATTTAGTTTATGCTGCTGTGGGTTGGTTTGGTATGCCGAATGAAAGTCATTATTTTGCAAGAAAAATTCCAACAGATGTTGATGGAATAGGTACGGCAATTTTAAGATATGACTTGTTTGACGTAACATTACAAACAGGTAAAAATGCGGATTCATTCTTAGATTCTGAAATTTATTTTGAGGGTGGCACGTTGATTTTAGATAGTGTGAATGCCATTTCTAAAGCAGAGTTTTATGATCGAAACCATCAAGAACGTGATATTATATCTGTCACAACCGAAGAGAATCCAATGATCGAAGAAGCCAATGATTTTGCAGATGTACTTGAAAATCCTAATGATCCAACAATGGGTGTACTTTACGAAGAATGGGTGGAATTATCACGTAATGTGAATAAAGTAGTAACAACTTTGAGAAAAAGTGCCGGCATTGTTTTTGATGCGGATAAAGAATAA
- the hisF gene encoding imidazole glycerol phosphate synthase subunit HisF → MLTKRIIPCLDVTDGRVVKGVNFVDLQDIGDPVAIARAYNEQGADELVFLDITATSDDRETMMEVVERTAAEVFIPLTVGGGIRTVSDMKKMLQAGADKISLNSAAIQQPELIREGAEKFGSQCIVVAIDAKQTGESWSVFVKGGREETNLDAIEWAKEAVALGAGEILLTSMDADGTKNGYDLALNQAVSSAVNVPVIASGGCGNAADIVEVFEQTKVSAALAASIFHYGEVNIPDVKEALALKGMEVRR, encoded by the coding sequence ATGTTAACTAAGCGCATTATTCCTTGTTTAGATGTCACTGATGGACGAGTGGTCAAGGGCGTTAATTTCGTTGATTTACAAGATATCGGAGATCCAGTGGCGATCGCACGAGCCTACAATGAACAAGGCGCAGATGAACTCGTTTTTTTAGATATTACGGCTACTAGTGATGACCGCGAAACGATGATGGAAGTGGTTGAACGAACAGCAGCAGAAGTATTCATTCCTTTGACTGTTGGCGGAGGCATCCGCACGGTTTCTGACATGAAAAAAATGCTGCAAGCGGGAGCTGATAAAATCTCACTCAATTCGGCAGCTATCCAACAACCAGAGTTGATCAGAGAAGGCGCTGAAAAATTTGGCTCACAGTGTATTGTTGTGGCAATCGATGCTAAGCAAACAGGAGAGTCTTGGTCTGTTTTTGTTAAAGGTGGGCGTGAAGAGACTAACTTAGATGCGATAGAATGGGCAAAAGAAGCTGTAGCGTTAGGTGCTGGTGAGATTTTACTGACAAGTATGGACGCAGATGGTACAAAAAATGGCTATGATCTTGCATTAAATCAAGCCGTAAGTTCTGCTGTAAATGTGCCTGTGATTGCATCAGGTGGTTGTGGTAATGCAGCAGATATCGTGGAAGTATTTGAACAAACTAAGGTAAGTGCCGCTTTAGCTGCAAGTATTTTTCATTATGGCGAGGTAAATATCCCAGATGTGAAAGAAGCATTAGCGCTCAAGGGAATGGAGGTACGTCGATGA
- the hisE gene encoding phosphoribosyl-ATP diphosphatase, giving the protein MIETLYEEIQARKVDPKEGSYTNYLFEQGLDKILKKVGEEATEVIIAAKNDEAELISETSDLIYHMLVLLAEKDISLEAVKTELKKREGKLSKTKERKQIDEL; this is encoded by the coding sequence ATGATCGAGACACTCTATGAAGAAATACAAGCTCGTAAAGTAGACCCTAAAGAAGGTTCTTACACGAATTATCTATTTGAACAAGGCTTAGATAAAATTTTAAAAAAAGTTGGGGAAGAAGCAACAGAAGTCATTATTGCAGCTAAAAATGATGAAGCAGAATTAATTTCTGAAACATCGGATTTAATTTATCATATGTTAGTTTTGTTAGCTGAAAAAGACATTAGTTTAGAAGCTGTCAAAACGGAATTAAAAAAACGAGAAGGAAAATTAAGTAAAACTAAAGAACGCAAACAAATCGATGAATTATAA
- the hisD gene encoding histidinol dehydrogenase — protein MKWLVGETTEILAALNEDAELTQEDNQHVEEQVRQIIKQVIENGDQALKEYSKRFDQVELEDLLVSEEAINLGYQRVEDEVIEALEAAKENIISYHKKQKQYDFMDTEKRGVLRGQLVLPLARIGVYVPGGTASYPSSVLMNVLPAKIAGVKEIIMVTPPSSNSIPDVILAAAKIAGVDKIFQIGGAHSIAALAYGTQTVPKVDKIVGPGNIYVATAKKQVFGVVGIDMIAGPSEIGILADQTANPTYIAADLLSQAEHDTLARAILVTDSTKLAEQVEKEIYRQLDTLPRKKIAEVAIKNHGLIIIASTVEAMFTIMNEIAPEHLEVQLADPISYLHEIKNAGSIFLGEYASEPVGDYFSGTNHVLPTSGTAKFYSPLGVYDFVKYSQVTYYTKEALAQAKDAIALLARKEGLEAHARAIECRFD, from the coding sequence ATGAAATGGCTAGTGGGGGAAACAACTGAAATTTTAGCGGCCTTAAATGAGGATGCAGAGCTGACTCAAGAGGATAATCAACATGTAGAAGAACAAGTCCGCCAGATCATTAAGCAAGTTATTGAAAATGGCGATCAAGCACTAAAGGAGTATTCTAAAAGGTTTGATCAAGTTGAGTTAGAGGACTTATTAGTATCAGAGGAAGCAATTAATTTAGGGTATCAGCGAGTAGAAGATGAAGTGATCGAAGCTTTAGAAGCAGCGAAAGAAAACATTATTAGTTATCATAAAAAACAAAAGCAATATGATTTTATGGACACAGAAAAAAGGGGCGTTTTACGAGGACAATTGGTATTGCCGCTGGCTCGTATCGGTGTGTATGTACCAGGGGGAACGGCCTCTTATCCGTCTTCTGTATTGATGAACGTTCTGCCTGCAAAAATTGCAGGGGTTAAAGAAATCATCATGGTCACACCACCTTCAAGCAATAGTATACCTGATGTGATCTTGGCAGCTGCAAAGATTGCAGGAGTAGATAAAATCTTTCAAATTGGCGGAGCGCACAGTATTGCCGCACTTGCTTATGGAACACAAACAGTACCCAAAGTAGATAAAATTGTAGGGCCTGGCAATATTTATGTAGCAACTGCTAAAAAGCAAGTATTTGGTGTAGTGGGAATTGATATGATCGCAGGTCCATCTGAAATTGGCATTTTAGCAGACCAAACAGCAAATCCCACTTATATTGCAGCGGATTTGCTGTCTCAAGCAGAACATGATACGCTTGCCAGAGCGATATTAGTGACAGATTCAACTAAGCTTGCTGAGCAAGTCGAAAAAGAAATTTACAGACAATTAGATACATTACCTCGTAAGAAAATAGCTGAAGTGGCGATCAAAAATCATGGATTGATCATTATTGCATCAACAGTCGAAGCCATGTTTACAATTATGAATGAGATTGCACCAGAGCATTTAGAAGTACAATTAGCTGATCCAATCAGTTATTTACATGAAATAAAAAATGCTGGATCAATCTTTTTGGGAGAGTATGCATCAGAACCAGTAGGCGATTATTTCTCAGGGACAAATCATGTCTTGCCAACAAGTGGTACAGCAAAATTTTATTCGCCATTGGGTGTGTATGATTTTGTAAAGTATAGTCAGGTTACCTACTATACAAAAGAAGCCTTGGCACAAGCGAAAGATGCGATTGCTCTTTTAGCAAGAAAAGAAGGCTTGGAAGCACATGCTAGAGCAATTGAATGTCGTTTTGACTGA
- the hisI gene encoding phosphoribosyl-AMP cyclohydrolase: MKPDFTKGLLPAIIVEAKTNEILMLAYMNEESYKKTLKTGTTWFYSRSRQQLWNKGATSGNIQKVKSIVTDCDKDTLLITVEQTGSACHTGKHSCFFNVIS; encoded by the coding sequence ATGAAACCAGATTTCACGAAAGGACTACTACCCGCAATTATTGTAGAAGCAAAAACAAATGAAATCTTGATGCTTGCGTACATGAATGAAGAGAGCTATAAAAAAACACTTAAAACTGGAACAACTTGGTTTTATTCACGTTCCCGTCAACAATTGTGGAACAAAGGAGCAACCAGTGGCAATATCCAAAAAGTAAAAAGCATCGTTACAGATTGTGATAAAGATACCTTACTTATTACTGTTGAACAAACAGGATCCGCTTGTCATACTGGCAAACATAGTTGTTTTTTCAATGTAATTAGCTAG
- the sfsA gene encoding DNA/RNA nuclease SfsA, translating into MTYPNVHLAHFIDRPNRFIAECRLQKTGEMVTVHVKNTGRCKELFYPEVEVALTYQPSPKRKTDYDLIAVKKGTDWFNIDSQVPNALAAKAIKDGIITLPDLNGKIVSVKREKRFAHSKFDILVETDTGKQAFVEVKGMTLENHSLGAFPDAPTLRGLKHVTELIEAMKEGYQSYVLFVVQFEKIELATIHTDMQPALAQMILSGQKQGLSVIAYNCSVTPDTIAIEHQVPFDVTKMFEDPNSER; encoded by the coding sequence ATTACATATCCGAACGTGCATTTAGCACATTTTATTGATAGACCAAATCGTTTCATTGCAGAGTGCCGTTTACAAAAAACAGGTGAAATGGTAACGGTTCACGTGAAAAATACTGGACGCTGTAAAGAATTATTTTATCCAGAAGTTGAAGTTGCTTTGACGTATCAACCTTCTCCTAAAAGAAAAACCGATTATGATTTGATTGCCGTTAAAAAAGGCACAGATTGGTTTAATATCGATAGCCAAGTTCCAAACGCATTAGCGGCTAAAGCAATCAAAGATGGTATAATTACTTTGCCAGATTTAAATGGAAAAATTGTTTCAGTAAAACGAGAAAAACGTTTTGCCCACTCAAAATTTGATATATTGGTAGAAACAGATACTGGCAAACAAGCATTTGTTGAAGTGAAAGGAATGACTTTAGAAAATCACTCATTAGGTGCTTTTCCTGATGCGCCAACATTGCGAGGTTTAAAGCATGTGACCGAGCTGATTGAAGCGATGAAAGAAGGGTATCAAAGCTATGTATTGTTTGTCGTTCAATTTGAAAAAATTGAACTGGCAACGATTCACACAGACATGCAGCCAGCTTTAGCACAAATGATTTTATCAGGGCAAAAACAAGGATTAAGCGTCATTGCTTACAATTGTAGCGTCACTCCTGATACAATAGCAATAGAACATCAGGTGCCATTTGATGTCACAAAAATGTTTGAAGATCCAAATTCAGAAAGGTGA
- the hisH gene encoding imidazole glycerol phosphate synthase subunit HisH, protein MIIIIDYDTGNTRNVQKALDYVGLANKISADPHEIKAADGLILPGVGAFSLAMTELKERGLVNVIKETAQKGTPILGVCLGMQLLLEGSMENGFTEGLGLIEGICEKLPDDPDLPVPHMGWNKLVVTEKTLLTKEVDEQYVYFVHSYYTDCEPDVIDALVQYSIKIPAMISKGNIYGTQFHPEKSSEAGLAILRGFKEVVEHARFTRN, encoded by the coding sequence ATGATTATTATCATTGATTACGATACTGGAAATACCCGCAATGTTCAAAAGGCCTTAGATTATGTTGGTTTAGCAAATAAAATTTCCGCTGATCCTCATGAAATAAAAGCAGCAGATGGTTTGATTCTGCCTGGTGTCGGGGCTTTTTCGTTAGCGATGACAGAATTAAAAGAGCGTGGATTAGTTAATGTGATAAAAGAAACAGCTCAAAAAGGCACACCTATTTTAGGAGTCTGTTTGGGGATGCAACTGCTTTTAGAAGGCAGTATGGAAAATGGCTTTACAGAAGGCTTAGGATTGATCGAGGGGATCTGTGAAAAATTGCCGGACGATCCTGATTTACCTGTTCCTCATATGGGCTGGAATAAACTAGTTGTAACCGAAAAAACGTTATTAACAAAAGAGGTAGATGAGCAGTATGTTTATTTTGTTCATTCTTACTATACGGATTGTGAGCCTGATGTGATCGATGCATTGGTTCAATATTCAATCAAAATACCTGCAATGATTTCAAAGGGAAATATTTACGGAACGCAATTTCATCCAGAAAAAAGTAGTGAGGCCGGTCTTGCAATTTTAAGAGGATTTAAGGAGGTAGTAGAGCATGCACGTTTTACCCGCAATTGA
- the hisA gene encoding 1-(5-phosphoribosyl)-5-[(5-phosphoribosylamino)methylideneamino]imidazole-4-carboxamide isomerase, which yields MHVLPAIDIREGKAVRLVQGDFLQKTIVNHHPVAQAKEFKVAGIQMMHVVDLDGALMGKASNAALIEQMKKETGLKIQVGGGIRTLEQVDTYVALGIDRIIIGSAALRDPKLVKEAVLKHGDKIAVGIDAKNGKVAISGWLDVSETDYLQMAKEMAKMGVKTIIYTDITKDGTLAGPTFEDYMKLSAVVPDVQIIASGGVSSKEDLVKLAELGLYGAIVGKAFYNDAITLADMLEVETNVN from the coding sequence ATGCACGTTTTACCCGCAATTGATATCAGAGAAGGAAAAGCTGTTCGACTAGTTCAAGGTGATTTTTTGCAAAAAACGATCGTCAATCATCATCCAGTAGCGCAAGCAAAAGAATTTAAAGTAGCGGGTATCCAGATGATGCATGTGGTTGATTTAGATGGTGCTTTGATGGGGAAAGCTTCCAATGCTGCTTTGATCGAGCAAATGAAAAAAGAAACGGGCTTAAAAATCCAAGTTGGCGGAGGCATCCGCACATTGGAACAAGTAGATACTTATGTAGCGCTTGGAATCGATCGAATCATTATCGGTTCTGCTGCGTTGAGAGATCCCAAATTAGTTAAAGAAGCTGTTTTGAAACATGGAGATAAAATTGCCGTCGGTATCGATGCTAAGAATGGGAAAGTCGCCATTAGTGGCTGGCTGGATGTTAGTGAAACAGATTATTTACAAATGGCTAAGGAAATGGCAAAGATGGGTGTTAAAACGATCATCTACACAGATATTACTAAAGATGGAACCTTGGCGGGCCCCACTTTTGAAGATTACATGAAGCTATCAGCAGTTGTGCCAGACGTGCAGATTATTGCTTCTGGCGGTGTCAGCAGCAAAGAGGACTTAGTGAAATTAGCCGAATTAGGGTTATATGGAGCGATCGTCGGAAAGGCTTTTTATAATGACGCTATCACTTTAGCCGATATGTTGGAGGTGGAGACCAATGTTAACTAA
- a CDS encoding DUF4828 domain-containing protein: MKKHWSLFLGASLITGIAGSLFLKKKQERLQTDADIPNLYKSYLGSWWFVNKAKATQHTLQIENDLQIIIDGKKLSYMLVELTNKRLVAQDEYGYHLIVQCLNDKPASLYDEADDATYVLEATDSLDCPIEN, from the coding sequence ATGAAAAAACATTGGTCATTATTTTTAGGTGCATCACTTATTACAGGTATTGCCGGCTCATTGTTTTTGAAAAAGAAACAAGAGAGACTGCAGACCGATGCAGATATCCCTAATTTATATAAAAGTTATTTAGGTAGCTGGTGGTTTGTTAATAAAGCAAAAGCGACTCAGCACACCTTGCAAATTGAAAATGATTTGCAGATCATTATTGATGGCAAAAAATTAAGTTACATGTTAGTAGAGTTGACGAATAAACGCTTAGTCGCCCAAGATGAATATGGGTATCATTTGATTGTTCAGTGTTTGAATGATAAACCTGCCTCCCTTTATGATGAAGCAGATGATGCTACTTATGTTTTGGAAGCAACGGATTCTTTAGATTGTCCAATTGAAAATTAA
- the hisB gene encoding imidazoleglycerol-phosphate dehydratase HisB, whose translation MRTANLKRETAETKIELTLDLDCQEPVSIQTGVGFFDHMLILFARHSRISLEVTVEGDLEVDSHHTVEDVGIVLGQCIREALGDKVGINRYGTSFVPMDESLGMASLDLSGRSYLVFDAAFDNPKLGEFDTELTEEFFQALAFNTQMNLHLKILHGKNTHHKIEALFKATGRALREAITQNPAIQGVNSTKGIL comes from the coding sequence ATGAGAACAGCTAATTTAAAAAGAGAAACTGCAGAAACAAAAATCGAGTTGACACTTGATTTAGATTGTCAAGAACCTGTCAGTATTCAAACTGGTGTTGGATTTTTTGATCATATGTTGATTTTATTTGCCCGTCACAGTCGTATTTCTTTAGAAGTAACAGTAGAAGGTGATTTAGAAGTAGATAGTCATCACACGGTAGAAGATGTTGGGATTGTTTTAGGCCAGTGTATTCGAGAAGCTTTAGGAGATAAAGTAGGAATCAATCGCTACGGGACAAGTTTTGTGCCGATGGATGAGTCTTTAGGTATGGCTTCTTTAGATTTAAGTGGGCGATCTTATCTAGTGTTTGATGCAGCGTTCGATAATCCTAAGCTTGGAGAGTTTGACACAGAGTTGACAGAAGAATTTTTTCAAGCATTGGCTTTTAACACTCAAATGAACCTTCACTTAAAAATTTTACATGGGAAAAATACCCATCATAAAATAGAAGCATTATTTAAAGCGACTGGCCGAGCGCTAAGAGAGGCAATTACTCAGAATCCTGCCATTCAAGGCGTCAACTCAACGAAGGGAATTTTGTAA